The region TAAATGTTGAAACAATTACTGAAGATTCATTAACTGCTTTAAATGAAAATGGTGGTGATGCAAATGTATCTACAGGATATCATGCAATTGAATTTTTATTATGGGGACAAGATCAAGATTATTCTAACTTCTTAAAAGATTCTGTAACTCCTGGTGCTTTAACAGCAGGACAAAGACCATTAAGTGACTTTACAACTGCTAAAAATGCAGATAGAAGATTAGCTTATTTAAAAGCATCTGCATCTAAAATTGTTAATGATTTAAAAACAGTTAAAAGTGCATGGGAAAAAGATATAAATGGTAATACTGGTTTATATCAAGCTGCATTACAAGGTAAATTAACAGATGCCAATGCTTCAAAAAATATTGATTCAAAAGAAGCTTTAAAACAAATTATTGCAGGTATGGGTGTATTTATGAAATCAGAATTAGCAAATGAAAGAATTGCTGTTGCTGTACTAACTCCAAGTGAAGAAGATGAGCATTCTTGTTTTTCTGATAATACGCATAGAGATATCTTAAATAACTATTTAGGATTTAAAAATGTACTAACTTCAACTTATAAAGGTCAAAAATTTGGTGCATCTTTATTAGATAGTGTTGATGTAGATACTAAAGCAAATATCTCTTCTTTAATGAAATCTATTGAAGAAAAAATCAATAGTATTGATGAAATTGCAAAAACAAAAGAACACTTTGATTATCAAATTAAACCTACAAGTCCTCAATCAAAAGTTATTGTAAAACTTAAAAATGAGATGAGAAAACTAGGTGATGAAATGGTAAATGTTGCAAAAGCAAATGGTATTGATTTAACTAGTGATGATGTAACTGATGCTGAAGAAACTCAAATTTAATTCTTTCTTTTTAAAATTAATTTTGATAAAAAGCCTGGTAGTATTTTTTACTACTGGGCTTTTTGCGCTTAATATTCCTACTATAAAACCATTAGATGGAATGAGTGATGAACAGTATGATAAATTTATTTTAGGAAGAAGTTTTTTTGTAATTCCTTGGGTTGAAGCTCCAAGTGCAACAAGTGCAAGAGATGGATTAGGTCCTTTATTTAATGCGAATACTTGTATCTCTTGTCATGCTGCAAATGGAAGAGGGACTTTATATAATAAAAATAAGAATACATCGCGTTCTTTAGTTGCAAGATTATCAATTCCTTCTAATGGTTCCAAAGAACATAAAAAATTACTATACAAAAATGGCTTTATACCCAATGAAGTTTATGGTACTCAAATATCAATAAATGGAATACATGGTGTTGATTATGAAGCTAGAATAAATTTAGACTTTGAAGAAATAAAAGTTAAATTTCCAGATGGGGAAATTGATACAATATTAAAACCTAAGTATAAACTAATTAATCAAAATTATGGAAATTTATCAAAAGATACAATAATCACATATAGAATAGCTCCTTCTTTACATGGCTTAGGCTTAATTGGAAAAATACCAAATGAAGAAATTTTGAAAAATGTTGATGAATTTGATAAAGATAATGATGGAATATCAGGAAAAGCTAATATAGTTTATTCTCCTAAAACTTTAAAATATGAATTAGGGAAATATACTTGGAAAGCTAGTTCACCTTCTGTATTAGAACAATCTGCCTCAGCTGCAGTTACAGATATGGGTTTAACTAGTTATCTTTTTAAAGAAGATAATTGTACAAAATTTCAAGATGATTGTAATAATGCACCAAAAGCAAAAGATTCAGAAGATATAACACCAATAAGATTAGAAGCTATTACTTATTATTTAAAACACACACAAATTCATAAGCCTAAACAAACACAAGATTACAAAGAAGGCTTAGAAGTTTTTGAAAGTATTGGTTGTGTGAAATGTCATACAAACAATTTTAAAACAAAAAACAATAAAATCATTTCTCCTTACTCAGATTTTTTACTTCATGATATGGGTGAGGGGTTAGATGATGGAAGAAGTGAATTTTCTGCAAGTTCAAGTGAATGGAGAACAGCACCTTTATGGGGACTTGCATTACATGAAAAGATAAATAAGAAAAAACCAAGATTATTGCATGATGGAAGAGCTAGAAATTTCCAAGAAGCAATTCTTTGGCATGGTGGGGAAGCTAGTAAAGTTAAAGAAAACTATATGAACTTATCTAAACAAACAAGAGAAAAATTACTTAATTTTTTAGGAAATATTTAATGAAAAAAATTTTATTTATGATGATGATTTTAGTATCAACAGTTTTTGCAGATCAAACTGCATTAAATTCAATATTAAAAAATATATCAATACCAAATGTTGATAAAACAATAAAAAATGCAAATGTGTTAAAAGAAAATTTAAATGAGCAAAATTTTAAAAAATTTCTTAGTTCATGGAAAAAAGTTGAGGCATTATATTTTGCAGGAGAAATAGATAATGACTATCTTGATACTCCTAGATATATTGATGTGTTTCATAATTTGAAAGAAGATTTAAAAGAACAAATGCAAAGAGTTATTGCTTCAAAAGATGAGCCAAATATAGCACTTTTTAAAAATTCATTTAAAACAATTAATGCATTAGAGTATGTATTATTTAATGATGATAAAATTACTAAAAGAGAAAAGCTTTTAAGTCTAGCAATTCTTGATTCTATTGTTTCTCATTTAAATGATATTAAAGGTGTTTATACACAATATTTAAGCTCAAAACCAAAAAGTGAAACTTGGGAAAATGCAATGATTATTAATAGTTTAATTGCAAGTACTTATAGATTAAAAGAATGGAGAATAGGAGATCCTAGTGGGAATTCTTCAAAATACAAAGACAATGCTGATAATAAAAGAGCTGAGTATTTTTTAAGTAAAAGTTCATTCTTAGCTATAAAATCAATTTTAGATGCACATGAAGAGATTATGGGTGAGAGTAAATATCTTAACTTTGGGAAAATGGCAGTACAATCAGGTGCAAAAGCTGAAGTAGCAGAAGTTGAAAATGCAATTCATAATAGTTTAAATGAGTTAAAAAAACTTAAAAATGATGATTTCTCAAATGCAAAAGATTTATATGAAGATGTAAAGTCATTACATAATGCATATTATTTATCACTAATTGAACAACTAGCAATTACCGCAAAAATTTTAGATGCAGATGGTGACTAAGATTGAATGATTTTTTTGCATTAGAGTATTTAATAAACCCAAATAAGAGAATTTTTTGGGTTTATATACTCTCTTCAATTTTAATTACAATAATATATTTTTATTTTAATTCAAGAAGTAAAAAAGTAGTACTAAGTTCTAAACTTTGGTTACATCCTAGTGCTAAACTTGATTATTATTACTTTTTTATTTCATATTTTGTAAAAGTATTTATGTTGATTCCTATTGTAGTATCTGCAAAAACAATTGCTTTTTTCGTTAATAAACATTTATATTTACAATTTGATTATTATGAAAATACTTTTTTTTCTTATGAAGTTGTAATTGTGATGTATACCTTATCACTTTTTTTAATAAGTGATTTTTCAAGATATTGGCTTCATAGATTTTTACATAAAATTCCTTTTCTTTGGGAATTCCACAAAGTACATCACAGTGCAAAAGTTTTAACACCAATTACTTTTTATAGAGTTCATCCTATTGAAAATCTTCTTTATGGAATAAGATATTCATTAAGTATTGGTTTTGTAACTGGTATATTTATATACTTTTTTGGTGCAATGATTGATATTTATTCTGTTTTAGGAGTAAATATTATTGTTTTTGTTTTCTCTATTTTAGGAGCTAATTTAAGACATTCACATGTTCAAGTATCTTTTGGAGAAAAAATAGAAAAATGGTTCATTTCACCAAAACAACATCAAATTCATCATAGTCGTAGGCATTTTAATAAAAATTATGGAGGGACATTAGCCATTTGGGATAGATTATTTGGTAGTTTAAGCCTTTCAAAAGAAGTAAAAATATTAAAATTTGGTTTAAGAAAGAATCAAATGAATGATTATCTAAGCGTTTTTGACTTGTTAATCAAGCCATTTAAACTTTTGATATTAAATAAAATATTAAAAAAAAGGAAATTAAAATGAATAATTTTAAATCAACATTATTAAGTGCATTTGCACTTTTTTCTGTTTTATTATTTACAGCTTGTTCAAATGATAAAGTATCAAAAGCAGAACTAATACAAAAACAGCAAGAAAAGGAAAACTTAGGTCAAGTTCTATTTTTTGATGTAAATCTTTCAAAGAATAGAACTCAATCTTGTGCAACTTGTCATAATCCTGATACTGGTTTTGTAGATAATAGAAACAATGGTGTAAATAGTATGGTATCACTAGGTGATGATAATATATCTCTTGGTGATAGATCAGCCCCAACGGCTTCTTATGCAATGTTTTCTCCAAAGTTTCATTATGATATGAAAAAGAAAAAATACATTGGTGGACAGTTTTGGGATGGTAGAGAAGATGATTTAGCAGGACAAGCAGGTGGACCACCATTGAATCCTATTGAAATGGGTATGAAAGACAAAAAAGAAGTAACAAGTAGATTACAAGAAAATCCATATTATGTTCAAAGTTTTAAAGATATTTATGGTGATGATATTTGGGAAAATGATAATTTAGCATTTAAAGCAATGACAGAAGTAATTGCAGCTTTTGAGCGAACAGAAGTATTTGCACCTTTTGATTCTAAATATGATAGATATTTAAAAGGCGAATATGATTTAACACCTTTAGAAGATTTAGGTAAGTCGATTTTCTTCTCAAATAATAATAACTCTTGTTCTACTTGTCATGTACTAAAAGGTGAAGATAAATTAGGTGAAACATTTACAAATTATGAATATCATAATATTGGAGTGCCTATAAATGAAGAATTAAGAGCTAAAAACGGTGTTACAGTTATTGATGGTGGTTTATTAAATAATCCAAAAGTTACAGATGTAAAAGAAAAAGGAAAATATAAAGTTCCAACTTTAAGAAATGTAGCTGTAACTGCTCCTTATATGCATAATGGAGTATTTAAAGATTTAAAAACAGTTATGGAATTTTATGATAAATACAATGATGTAAATAGAAAAATAAATCCTGAAACAAATAAACCTTGGCGTGAACCTGAAGTAAAAGAAACAGTATCACTAGAAGAACTAAGATCAAAAAGACAAAGTGATAGAAAAATAGAAGCTTTAGTTGCATTTATGAAAATTCTAACTGATAAAAAGTATGAACATCTAATAAAAGAAGATTAATAAGTAAAGAAGATAAAAATCTTCTTTACTTCTCATAGTTTTCAAATTCTTTTAAATTAAAACTATTTAAATTAAGAGTATTTTTTCTATTTTAAGAGTTAAGAAATTAAACAAATCTAAATCTAAATTAAACTAATATAAATACAAACTAATTAAATATTATATGCAAAAGGAAAAAGTATGGCAAAAAGAGTATTAATAACGGGTGGAAATAGAGGAATTGGTTTATCAGTTTCTCAAGCAATGCTAGATCTTGATTATGAAATTATTGTAGTAGCAAGAGAATTCAATGGTTTTGCCTTAGGTGGACTTCCTAGTGTTTTTGAGTATGAATATGATTTATCAAATATTGATGGTTTACAAAAATTAATAGAAAAAATAGGTCATGTTGATATTTTAATTAATAATGCTGGATTTATGCAACCTAAATATTCATATGATAATTACCCAAAAGATGCAAAAGAAAATATTATGAATGTTGACTTATATGCACCTGTAGAATTAATGAATTTAGTATCAAAAAGTATGAAAAAACAAGGTTCTGGTAAAATTGTAAATGTTGCATCAATTGCTGGACAAATAGGACATCCTGATGTTTGGTATGGAATAGCAAAAGCTGGTTTAATTAATGCTACGAAAATATATGGTAAATTATTAGGTTCTCATGGTATTACAGTTAATTGTGTAACTCCAAGTCCAACTGAAACAGATATGCAATCATCTAATTCAGAAGAGCGAAAAAAAGAGTTTTTAAAAACTGTTTCAACAAAAAGATTTGCACAACCAGATGAGGTAGCAAAAGCTATAGTTTGGCTAGCAACTGATTGTCCTGATTATATAAATGGAACTACATTAGATATTAATGACTGTTCATATCCTAGATAAATAATTTTAATTATTTACCTATTTTTTTAAATAGGTAAATAAAAATAGTAAAAAAATTACTAAAATAATAAATATATTTGAAAATAGTAGAATTATTCCAAATAATATACTTAAAATAATAGCACTAATTTTTAAAAATCCTTTTTCAAAAAGTATAACGGCTGTTATAAGACCAATTATTGCATTTGCAATAAAAAATCCATCAGCAAATGCTACTAAATTATCCAAAGTTAAAATCTTAGAATATACAAGTAAAAGAGTTATTATATAAATAATAGATAAAAGGTTTAATGCTCCAATTGGTGTATTATTAGATAAATGCTTTGAGGTATATGTTGTTAGGTTTAATGATGAAATAAGACGTGCTACTCCACCTACAAAAAGAATAAGAGTACCAATACAAAGTATTATTGAAACTGTGGCTAGAATTGCATTTGAGAAATCTGTAAAAATAGGTTTGATTATCCAAACGAGTTTGAATTCTTCATCTTTGGGAAAATCACCAAAACATATTGCAATAGCTGTTAATATATATACAAGTGAAATAATTATTGCTGATAGTTTAACTGCATTTGTTAATGTTTTAGTTTTTTCTACTTCTTTTGAATAGTTTCCTATAACTTCCCATCCTACAATAGACCAAAATACAATTATTAGTGAATGACCAAATTCATTTATTGATAAAGTTGGTAAGGTAAAGTGAAAGTTATTTATATTTAATATGATATTTATACTTGAAATTAAAAATATTAGTGTAATAACAGAGCTTACTATTAACATTAATTTACCAAGAAAATTTATTTTTATAAGTAAAAATAAATAGGTTAATATATAAATAAAAAAACCTAATAATTCAAGTGAAACATTTGGAAAGTAGGGTTTGATAAATTCTGCTGCAATTATTAAAACAGCAACAGGTCCAAAAAATACTGCACAGATGAGGTAAAAAGAAGTTAGAAGTTGGTATTTCTTCCCCATTGCTTCTTTTGTTGCAAGACTAACTCCACCATCTCCTTTATATAAAACTGCAAGTTTCCCAAAAATAAGAGCAAATATAAATCCTAAAGTTAAAATAATAGCCCATATAATTAATGAAAAGTTTCCAACCATATTATAAAGCAAAGGAGGGAGTAAAATTAAACCAGAACCTAAAATTGGACCAATTATTAGTCCTGATAGTGTAAATGTATTTAATCTATTTGAATTATGACTCAATTTTCTTCTTTTTAAATATAATAATATTATTTAATATCTTAACTGCAAATAAGGTAAGTATTACACCAATAATAGTTGTAATATGTACTTCTTCTTTTAAAAATATTATACTAAAAACAATGGCAAAAAATGGAACTAAAAATATGAAAGAACTAACTTC is a window of Poseidonibacter antarcticus DNA encoding:
- a CDS encoding APC family permease; translation: MSHNSNRLNTFTLSGLIIGPILGSGLILLPPLLYNMVGNFSLIIWAIILTLGFIFALIFGKLAVLYKGDGGVSLATKEAMGKKYQLLTSFYLICAVFFGPVAVLIIAAEFIKPYFPNVSLELLGFFIYILTYLFLLIKINFLGKLMLIVSSVITLIFLISSINIILNINNFHFTLPTLSINEFGHSLIIVFWSIVGWEVIGNYSKEVEKTKTLTNAVKLSAIIISLVYILTAIAICFGDFPKDEEFKLVWIIKPIFTDFSNAILATVSIILCIGTLILFVGGVARLISSLNLTTYTSKHLSNNTPIGALNLLSIIYIITLLLVYSKILTLDNLVAFADGFFIANAIIGLITAVILFEKGFLKISAIILSILFGIILLFSNIFIILVIFLLFLFTYLKK
- a CDS encoding cytochrome-c peroxidase translates to MNNFKSTLLSAFALFSVLLFTACSNDKVSKAELIQKQQEKENLGQVLFFDVNLSKNRTQSCATCHNPDTGFVDNRNNGVNSMVSLGDDNISLGDRSAPTASYAMFSPKFHYDMKKKKYIGGQFWDGREDDLAGQAGGPPLNPIEMGMKDKKEVTSRLQENPYYVQSFKDIYGDDIWENDNLAFKAMTEVIAAFERTEVFAPFDSKYDRYLKGEYDLTPLEDLGKSIFFSNNNNSCSTCHVLKGEDKLGETFTNYEYHNIGVPINEELRAKNGVTVIDGGLLNNPKVTDVKEKGKYKVPTLRNVAVTAPYMHNGVFKDLKTVMEFYDKYNDVNRKINPETNKPWREPEVKETVSLEELRSKRQSDRKIEALVAFMKILTDKKYEHLIKED
- a CDS encoding di-heme oxidoredictase family protein; translated protein: MIKSLVVFFTTGLFALNIPTIKPLDGMSDEQYDKFILGRSFFVIPWVEAPSATSARDGLGPLFNANTCISCHAANGRGTLYNKNKNTSRSLVARLSIPSNGSKEHKKLLYKNGFIPNEVYGTQISINGIHGVDYEARINLDFEEIKVKFPDGEIDTILKPKYKLINQNYGNLSKDTIITYRIAPSLHGLGLIGKIPNEEILKNVDEFDKDNDGISGKANIVYSPKTLKYELGKYTWKASSPSVLEQSASAAVTDMGLTSYLFKEDNCTKFQDDCNNAPKAKDSEDITPIRLEAITYYLKHTQIHKPKQTQDYKEGLEVFESIGCVKCHTNNFKTKNNKIISPYSDFLLHDMGEGLDDGRSEFSASSSEWRTAPLWGLALHEKINKKKPRLLHDGRARNFQEAILWHGGEASKVKENYMNLSKQTREKLLNFLGNI
- a CDS encoding imelysin family protein, whose protein sequence is MLNKTKFFAASLSIAAAIALTGCSSTNANETMSKIETVKEKGILSAYANLALANYTDALNDAIVLEKAINVFASNPTTTNFAYAKKAWLISRESYGQTEILRLANGPIDAEEGWVANTYGSLEGQLNAWPLDENMIDYTIDANGAKTSGNIIDTIGSFNPGGEDAQTVNVETITEDSLTALNENGGDANVSTGYHAIEFLLWGQDQDYSNFLKDSVTPGALTAGQRPLSDFTTAKNADRRLAYLKASASKIVNDLKTVKSAWEKDINGNTGLYQAALQGKLTDANASKNIDSKEALKQIIAGMGVFMKSELANERIAVAVLTPSEEDEHSCFSDNTHRDILNNYLGFKNVLTSTYKGQKFGASLLDSVDVDTKANISSLMKSIEEKINSIDEIAKTKEHFDYQIKPTSPQSKVIVKLKNEMRKLGDEMVNVAKANGIDLTSDDVTDAEETQI
- a CDS encoding imelysin family protein — encoded protein: MKKILFMMMILVSTVFADQTALNSILKNISIPNVDKTIKNANVLKENLNEQNFKKFLSSWKKVEALYFAGEIDNDYLDTPRYIDVFHNLKEDLKEQMQRVIASKDEPNIALFKNSFKTINALEYVLFNDDKITKREKLLSLAILDSIVSHLNDIKGVYTQYLSSKPKSETWENAMIINSLIASTYRLKEWRIGDPSGNSSKYKDNADNKRAEYFLSKSSFLAIKSILDAHEEIMGESKYLNFGKMAVQSGAKAEVAEVENAIHNSLNELKKLKNDDFSNAKDLYEDVKSLHNAYYLSLIEQLAITAKILDADGD
- a CDS encoding SDR family NAD(P)-dependent oxidoreductase, with amino-acid sequence MAKRVLITGGNRGIGLSVSQAMLDLDYEIIVVAREFNGFALGGLPSVFEYEYDLSNIDGLQKLIEKIGHVDILINNAGFMQPKYSYDNYPKDAKENIMNVDLYAPVELMNLVSKSMKKQGSGKIVNVASIAGQIGHPDVWYGIAKAGLINATKIYGKLLGSHGITVNCVTPSPTETDMQSSNSEERKKEFLKTVSTKRFAQPDEVAKAIVWLATDCPDYINGTTLDINDCSYPR
- a CDS encoding sterol desaturase family protein, yielding MNDFFALEYLINPNKRIFWVYILSSILITIIYFYFNSRSKKVVLSSKLWLHPSAKLDYYYFFISYFVKVFMLIPIVVSAKTIAFFVNKHLYLQFDYYENTFFSYEVVIVMYTLSLFLISDFSRYWLHRFLHKIPFLWEFHKVHHSAKVLTPITFYRVHPIENLLYGIRYSLSIGFVTGIFIYFFGAMIDIYSVLGVNIIVFVFSILGANLRHSHVQVSFGEKIEKWFISPKQHQIHHSRRHFNKNYGGTLAIWDRLFGSLSLSKEVKILKFGLRKNQMNDYLSVFDLLIKPFKLLILNKILKKRKLK